Proteins encoded by one window of Microplitis mediator isolate UGA2020A chromosome 1, iyMicMedi2.1, whole genome shotgun sequence:
- the LOC130668330 gene encoding reticulon-4-interacting protein 1, mitochondrial isoform X1, producing MLVLRAFHCCTSLSVLRIRSFSTLSTNTKKISKNRIQAWQIHAYGNLDELTLSNIRMPIISKPSQVIVKVEASSVNPIDVAMINGYGVKLMNLMRRIRKFNEEIEFPLTTGRDFSGIVVAKGHSVGSKLELGDEVWGVVPVEQQGCHATYVVVDSDLVSPRPSNLSHIEASSILYAGLTAWSSLWVTGGLCCEKLMSRRSDKKVLVLGGSGGVGTLAIQMAKAWNLQVISTCSTDAVDLLKKLGADIVIDYKQNDADDLIVKEGIYDIILDCSNQGVEKIESKNYLFKTYITLNPPLLRNFDDYGLIGGTMNNLLDLFKHNIPKINSKSCVKWGFFAPSATGIRSLQKLVENQQLRPVIENVYQFDKLPEAYRRVAEGHLRGKVVIDMTS from the exons ATGCTAGTTTTAAGGGCATTTCATTGTTGCACAAGTCTCAGTGTGTTGCGTATTCGAAGTTTTTCAACTTTATCCacgaatacaaaaaaaataagtaaaaatcgAATTCAGGCATGGCAAATACATGCCTACGGTAATTTAGATGAATTGACTTTATCAAACATCCGTATGCCCATTATTTCAAAACCTTCACAAGTCATAGTGAAAGTTGAAGCTTCTAGCGTTAATCCAATTGATGTTGCTATGATCA ATGGTTATGGTGTCAAGTTGATGAATCTTATGAgaagaataagaaaatttaatgaagaAATAGAATTTCCTTTAACAACAGGAAGAGACTTCTCTGGAATCGTAGTTGCAAAAGGTCATAGCGTTGGATCTAAGTTGGAATTAGGTGATGAAGTTTGGGGTGTCGTACCTGTAGAACAACAAGGATGTCATGCTACTTATGTTGTTGTTGACAGTGatctg GTCAGTCCAAGACCATCGAATTTATCGCACATTGAAGCTTCATCTATTTTATATGCTGGGCTTACTGCCTGGTCTTCATTATGGGTGACAGGTGGTTTATGTTGCGAAAAACTTATGTCCAGAAGAAGTGATAAAAAAGTACTTGTATTAGGTGGATCTGGTGGAGTTGGAACTCTCGCTATCCAAATGGCAAAAGCTTGGAATTTACAG gttaTTTCTACATGCAGTACAGACGCAGTagatctattaaaaaaattgggagctgATATCGTGATTGATTATAAACAAAATGACGCTGATGATTTGATAGTAAAAGAAGGAAT ATATGACATCATCTTAGACTGTTCTAATCAAggtgttgaaaaaattgagtctaaaaattatctttttaaaacttatattaCTTTGAATCCGCCTTTACTGAGAAATTTTGATGATTATGGATTAATCGGAGGAACTATGAATAATCTTTTGGACTTATTTAAACataatattccaaaaataaacaGTAAAAGTTGTGTAAAATGGGGATTTTTTGCCCCATCAGCGACTGGAATCAGAtctttacaaaaattagttgAAAATCAACAG ttAAGACCAGTCATTGAAAACGTATACCAATTCGATAAATTACCTGAAGCATACAGAAGAGTCGCCGAAGGTCACTTACGAGGTAAAGTAGTGATTGACATGACAAGTTAA
- the LOC130668330 gene encoding reticulon-4-interacting protein 1, mitochondrial isoform X2: MPIISKPSQVIVKVEASSVNPIDVAMINGYGVKLMNLMRRIRKFNEEIEFPLTTGRDFSGIVVAKGHSVGSKLELGDEVWGVVPVEQQGCHATYVVVDSDLVSPRPSNLSHIEASSILYAGLTAWSSLWVTGGLCCEKLMSRRSDKKVLVLGGSGGVGTLAIQMAKAWNLQVISTCSTDAVDLLKKLGADIVIDYKQNDADDLIVKEGIYDIILDCSNQGVEKIESKNYLFKTYITLNPPLLRNFDDYGLIGGTMNNLLDLFKHNIPKINSKSCVKWGFFAPSATGIRSLQKLVENQQLRPVIENVYQFDKLPEAYRRVAEGHLRGKVVIDMTS, encoded by the exons ATGCCCATTATTTCAAAACCTTCACAAGTCATAGTGAAAGTTGAAGCTTCTAGCGTTAATCCAATTGATGTTGCTATGATCA ATGGTTATGGTGTCAAGTTGATGAATCTTATGAgaagaataagaaaatttaatgaagaAATAGAATTTCCTTTAACAACAGGAAGAGACTTCTCTGGAATCGTAGTTGCAAAAGGTCATAGCGTTGGATCTAAGTTGGAATTAGGTGATGAAGTTTGGGGTGTCGTACCTGTAGAACAACAAGGATGTCATGCTACTTATGTTGTTGTTGACAGTGatctg GTCAGTCCAAGACCATCGAATTTATCGCACATTGAAGCTTCATCTATTTTATATGCTGGGCTTACTGCCTGGTCTTCATTATGGGTGACAGGTGGTTTATGTTGCGAAAAACTTATGTCCAGAAGAAGTGATAAAAAAGTACTTGTATTAGGTGGATCTGGTGGAGTTGGAACTCTCGCTATCCAAATGGCAAAAGCTTGGAATTTACAG gttaTTTCTACATGCAGTACAGACGCAGTagatctattaaaaaaattgggagctgATATCGTGATTGATTATAAACAAAATGACGCTGATGATTTGATAGTAAAAGAAGGAAT ATATGACATCATCTTAGACTGTTCTAATCAAggtgttgaaaaaattgagtctaaaaattatctttttaaaacttatattaCTTTGAATCCGCCTTTACTGAGAAATTTTGATGATTATGGATTAATCGGAGGAACTATGAATAATCTTTTGGACTTATTTAAACataatattccaaaaataaacaGTAAAAGTTGTGTAAAATGGGGATTTTTTGCCCCATCAGCGACTGGAATCAGAtctttacaaaaattagttgAAAATCAACAG ttAAGACCAGTCATTGAAAACGTATACCAATTCGATAAATTACCTGAAGCATACAGAAGAGTCGCCGAAGGTCACTTACGAGGTAAAGTAGTGATTGACATGACAAGTTAA